One window of Tachysurus vachellii isolate PV-2020 chromosome 21, HZAU_Pvac_v1, whole genome shotgun sequence genomic DNA carries:
- the zgc:114119 gene encoding mediator of RNA polymerase II transcription subunit 30-like, with protein MSSLPQKAPGGGLGGVPGGVPLQQQQQNLLMGAGSGASVPGQASMPPNSAALREISPVFLCRIGQDTVQDIVTRTMEIFQITRATQLPNGVTQSQAAYQDRFGKLQEHLRQLTLLFRKLRLLYERCVEMTSDLQESPAELVPYVGEEMAPVRVEHCSPAVTQDKQEVLKKVRQKNQEMKVLMDQMRNLLWDINAMLTMRK; from the exons ATGTCGTCTTTGCCTCAGAAGGCTCCAGGTGGTGGTCTGGGTGGTGTTCCGGGTGGTGTTCcgcttcagcagcagcagcagaacctTCTCATGGGCGCCGGTTCAGGAGCCTCAGTCCCAGGACAGGCTTCTATGCCTCCAAACTCCGCCGCTCTCAGAGAAATCTCCCCGGTTTTCCTGTGTCGCATCGGTCAGGACACCGTGCAGGACATCGTCACCCGCACCATGGAGATCTTCCAGATCACACGTGCTACTCAG TTGCCCAACGGTGTAACCCAGAGTCAGGCAGCATATCAGGACCGCTTTGGGAAACTGCAGGAGCACCTGCGCCAGCTGACTTTGCTTTTTCGCAAACTCCGACTGCTGTACGAGCGCTGTGTAGagatgacctctgaccttcaGGAGTCTCCTGCTGAG CTGGTGCCATATGTTGGAGAGGAGATGGCTCCAGTCAGAGTGGAGCACTGCAGTCCTGCTGTGACTCAGGACAAGCAAGAAGTTTTAAag AAAGTGAGGCAGAAGAATCAGGAGATGAAGGTGCTGATGGACCAGATGAGGAACCTGCTGTGGGACATCAATGCCATGCTGACAATGCGCAAATGA